The genomic segment GTTCACCAATTTCTTCCGCCAGTTCCCGAACTTGATCGTGGAACGCAAGCGCGTCATCGCCGACAAGGACTACGTCGCCATCCACGCGCACTACCGCCTCAGTCCCGAGGACCGTGGGCAGTCCGTCGTGGACATCTTCCGGGTCAAGAAGCAGAAGAATGGCGAGCTCAAGATCATCGAGCACTGGGACGTCCTGCAGGACGTCCCGGCCACCTCCGCCAACGACAACACGATGTTCTGACCTCTCCGATCCTCGCGGTCCCGTGGCCCGTCACCGGTCGGTGACGGGCCACTCATTTCTCGGCAGCGGACATAACTCCGACCGCGTCACCCCATTGCAGCTTTGCATGTAGCCATCCAAGGGCTTGATTTACCAGCCACTCCTGCACCACTGTGTCCGCTGTACGGACGATCGTCCGTCCAGCGGTCGAGCCCGGAACGAATCGAGGAGGATTCCATGGCCTTCGTGACGGAGGACAACCTCAGCGACCTGGCGGTCAAGCGGTGGGCCACCGCTCACTCGCCCCGGCTCGCCGAGCTGATGACGGCGCTGGTGCGGCACCTGCACGCGTACGCCCGCGAGGTCCGGCTGACGGAGGAGGAGTGGGCGGCAGCCGTCGAGTGGCTCACGGCGACCGGCCGGATCAGTGACGACAAGCGCCAGGAGTTCATCCTCGCCTCCGACGTCCTCGGTCTGAGCACGCTCGTCGTCCAGCTGAACCACCGCTTCTCGGCGAAGGCCACTCCGGCGACGGTGCTCGGTCCCTTCCACATCGACGGCTCTCCGACGGCGGGATTCGGAGCCGACATGTCGGACGGCGTCCCGGGCACGCCGGTGTTCATCACCGGCCGGGTCCTCGACCTCGACGGCACGCATCTGCCCGACGTCGTCCTGGACGTATGGCAGGCCGACGCCGACGGCGCCTACGAGGCGCAGCTGCCGGAGATCGACGAGGCCCGGCTGCGCGCGCTGTACCGAACGCGGGCGGACGGACGTGCACACCGTGCTGGTCAACGGAACCGTGGTGAAGTACGCGCACGAACTGGTCGGCGTTGACCTGGAGCGGGCCCGCACCGCCGTCGCCGCGACCGTGGACTACGCGCGGACCACCATGGGCGAGGACGCGTGGCGGGAGGCCGTCGAGCCGGAGATCCCGACAACCGAGGTGATCTCCAACCCCTACACCTACAGCGAGTACCGCAGCGAAGGCGTCGCCGTGCAGAACGAGGGGGCGTAGCCCATGAACGGCGGTTCACCCGGGCCGCTGGACGGGCTGCTGGTGGCGGACTTCTCCCGCATCCTGGCGGGTCCGTACGCGACCATGCTGCTGGCTGACCTCGGCGCCGACGTGGTGAAGGTCGAGGGCCCGGGAGGGGACGACACTCGCGGTTGGATGCCGCCGGTGCGCGACGGTATGTCGACCTACTACCTCGGGATCAACCGCGGGAAGCGGTCGATCGCTCTCGACTTCCGCGACGAGGGCGACGCGCGGCTGGCCAGGGAGCTTTCGCGGCGCGCGGACGTCGTGATCGAGAACTTCAAACCGGGCGGGCTGGCCAGGTACGGCCTGGACCATGCCTCGGTGAGCGCCGGGAATCCGGGCGTGGTCTACGCGTCGATCAGTGGTTTCGGCGCCGGGCCCGGCCGGAAGGTGCCTGGCTACGACCTGATGGTGCAGGCGATCTCCGGGCTGATGAGCCTCACCGGTGATCCGGACGGGCCGCCGTACCGGGCGGGCATCTCGGTCTTCGACGTGATGGCGGGCAACCACGCCGCCATCGGCATCCTCGCCGCGCTGCGGCACCGCGACGCGACCGGCCAGGGACAGCTCGTCGAGGTGAACCTGCTGTCCTCGGCACTGACCGGGCTGGTCAACCACAGCTCCTCCTACGTCGCCGGCGGCACCGTGCCCTACCGG from the Streptomyces sp. NBC_00310 genome contains:
- a CDS encoding dioxygenase, whose amino-acid sequence is MAFVTEDNLSDLAVKRWATAHSPRLAELMTALVRHLHAYAREVRLTEEEWAAAVEWLTATGRISDDKRQEFILASDVLGLSTLVVQLNHRFSAKATPATVLGPFHIDGSPTAGFGADMSDGVPGTPVFITGRVLDLDGTHLPDVVLDVWQADADGAYEAQLPEIDEARLRALYRTRADGRAHRAGQRNRGEVRARTGRR
- a CDS encoding CaiB/BaiF CoA transferase family protein translates to MNGGSPGPLDGLLVADFSRILAGPYATMLLADLGADVVKVEGPGGDDTRGWMPPVRDGMSTYYLGINRGKRSIALDFRDEGDARLARELSRRADVVIENFKPGGLARYGLDHASVSAGNPGVVYASISGFGAGPGRKVPGYDLMVQAISGLMSLTGDPDGPPYRAGISVFDVMAGNHAAIGILAALRHRDATGQGQLVEVNLLSSALTGLVNHSSSYVAGGTVPYRMGNAHPSVFPYEPLPTADQDLIVTAANDGQFRKLCEVLGIPETADDPRFRHNADRTERREELRPLLLERLKTRTALEWFDLFVDAGVPCGPINTIAGGFAMAERFGLDPVVEVGEGDRAVPTTRHPIRFSETPAAYRLPPPELDEHRTELRK